From the genome of Sphingobacterium kitahiroshimense, one region includes:
- a CDS encoding efflux RND transporter periplasmic adaptor subunit: MNRKLVVQSTLLGLSLGFLTSCGQKPNQGGEAPAALEVPVMILQEENGILTKTYASSIEGVVNVEIRPQVSGYLAKIFVDEGAFVRAGQTLFQVDDRTYKEQYKNAQASILAAKANLSNVKIDLDRKKELVSNKLVSNLQVDQAQATYEGAQAALAQANAVFETAKINLEFCTIKAPVSGTIGRIPYRLGSLINPAAVEPLTLLSDTHAVFAYFSMSENDFVNFQAALPGNSVAEKLKQAAPVTLKTANGQDFPHLGKIDAIEGQFDKNTGSISLRAKFENPQGQLRTGNTGKIALDQHIEQVVVVPITATTAIQDKIYVFTISKEGKAVQTPIEVSGKQESQYFVKSGVTAGDQIITNGLSFLQNGMPVKVKSATTVKDSVNKS; encoded by the coding sequence ATGAATCGGAAATTAGTTGTTCAATCAACATTGCTAGGCTTAAGCCTAGGATTCCTAACAAGTTGTGGTCAAAAACCAAACCAGGGAGGGGAGGCACCCGCAGCCTTAGAAGTTCCAGTGATGATACTTCAAGAAGAAAATGGAATATTAACAAAAACTTATGCAAGCAGCATTGAAGGAGTTGTAAATGTTGAAATCCGTCCACAAGTTTCCGGTTATCTGGCTAAGATCTTTGTTGATGAAGGTGCATTTGTCCGGGCTGGGCAGACTTTATTTCAAGTGGATGATCGTACCTATAAAGAGCAGTATAAAAATGCGCAAGCATCTATTTTAGCAGCTAAGGCGAATCTGTCCAATGTTAAAATAGATCTAGATAGGAAAAAAGAATTAGTAAGTAATAAACTCGTATCTAATCTACAGGTTGACCAAGCACAGGCAACGTACGAAGGTGCCCAAGCAGCTTTAGCGCAGGCAAATGCCGTTTTTGAAACAGCGAAAATTAACCTTGAATTCTGTACAATTAAAGCTCCGGTCAGTGGCACTATAGGTCGTATTCCTTATCGATTAGGAAGTCTCATTAATCCTGCTGCAGTCGAACCCTTAACGCTCTTATCAGATACGCATGCCGTATTTGCATATTTCTCAATGAGTGAAAACGATTTTGTTAATTTTCAGGCAGCATTACCGGGAAACTCTGTTGCTGAAAAGTTGAAGCAAGCCGCTCCTGTAACTTTAAAAACAGCTAATGGACAGGACTTTCCACATTTAGGAAAAATTGATGCTATTGAAGGTCAATTCGACAAGAATACAGGTTCGATCAGTCTTCGGGCAAAATTTGAAAACCCGCAAGGACAATTACGAACAGGAAACACAGGGAAAATAGCATTAGATCAACATATTGAGCAGGTTGTTGTGGTTCCGATCACAGCAACGACAGCCATTCAAGATAAAATTTATGTCTTTACGATCAGTAAAGAAGGAAAGGCGGTACAGACGCCAATTGAAGTAAGTGGTAAACAAGAATCTCAATACTTCGTCAAATCAGGTGTTACAGCAGGTGATCAGATAATTACAAATGGACTTAGTTTCCTTCAGAATGGTATGCCTGTTAAGGTGAAATCCGCAACCACAGTAAAAGATAGCGTGAATAAATCTTAA
- a CDS encoding helix-turn-helix domain-containing protein yields the protein MDRRITFFTLKEFVAEQMNKQQYEGFTICHLQKSNMTDIRSYEPMRTDSFGMSIILKGKLGMRIGFSEQEIQENMAFLHSPTTIIEFLERSDDLEMISFMFSLDFAKKIGMFFQGRSSLDFLFDNYLKVFSLREPVVKRFVVYLEHLREVNLSPTPTKHQAEIIKSTFALLNYEIESELMDHVIGQVVLSGRKEKLCLDFITLVVDQFHVHRSVQHYADCLFVSRKYLSRVIKEVTGLSPLQIIEQTLMAEVTAKLRSNFYSISDIMQQLNFSDLPTFSKFFKKNTGQSPILYRKELLT from the coding sequence ATGGATCGTCGAATTACATTTTTTACTTTAAAGGAGTTTGTTGCCGAGCAGATGAACAAACAACAGTATGAGGGATTTACTATCTGTCATTTACAGAAAAGTAATATGACTGACATTCGCTCTTATGAGCCTATGCGCACTGACAGTTTTGGAATGAGTATTATCCTAAAAGGAAAGCTCGGCATGCGGATTGGTTTTTCTGAACAGGAAATCCAGGAAAATATGGCATTCTTACATTCACCGACTACAATTATTGAGTTTTTGGAAAGGAGTGATGATCTGGAAATGATCAGTTTTATGTTTTCTTTAGATTTTGCTAAAAAAATAGGCATGTTTTTTCAAGGCAGATCGTCCTTAGATTTTTTGTTTGACAATTATTTAAAGGTATTTTCCTTACGTGAACCTGTAGTTAAGCGATTTGTAGTTTATCTAGAACATTTAAGAGAAGTTAATCTGAGTCCTACACCAACTAAACATCAGGCGGAAATTATTAAAAGTACTTTTGCACTACTCAACTACGAAATAGAATCAGAACTTATGGATCATGTTATCGGTCAGGTAGTACTCAGTGGCCGAAAAGAAAAATTATGTTTGGATTTCATTACGCTGGTGGTAGATCAATTTCACGTTCACCGTTCAGTCCAGCATTATGCCGATTGCTTATTTGTGAGTCGAAAATACCTCAGCAGGGTTATAAAAGAAGTTACAGGGTTAAGCCCGCTGCAGATTATTGAACAAACATTGATGGCTGAAGTGACAGCTAAATTACGGTCTAATTTTTACTCAATCTCAGATATCATGCAACAATTGAATTTTAGTGATTTACCTACTTTTAGCAAATTCTTTAAAAAGAATACAGGTCAATCCCCGATTCTGTATCGTAAAGAATTATTAACTTAA
- a CDS encoding glycosyl hydrolase family 95 catalytic domain-containing protein — MLKSQRAYIFIVVLIFFVKTTVYGQQYFLWDDQPAKDWMTEAYPIGNGRIGAMIFGGVNQEHIQFNENSLWTGNEQETGEYQAFGEVFVEFGQVGAKPFSNYSRKLDLDQALHHITYNQDNQKRSRRYFASNPDQVMVMEYTNENKKSLNATIRLKDSHGKLTKSIAGDLVFSGVLSNGMEYAARLHVKTEGGEVLETKGEDGEIFIQVQSADKIVILLSAATDYANTRSTNWKANEKPLEANKRYIQEAAKYHFDQLLTRHLKDYQSLFARVQLQLGTEDLSQELTTKKLLQHYKQKPSPALESLIYQYGRYLLISSSRKGGLPANLQGLWNNSNTPPWRSDYHSNINVQMNYWPAEVANLSESAWPYLDYINSMREVKKENTQKEFPGVRGWTVRTENNIFGGESFSWNTPGSAWYAQALWEHYAFNRDKAYLRDFAYPILKEICQFWDDRLVRRDDGTVVAPMGWSPEHGPTEDAVSYDHQIIFDLFTNYVEACQILQIDKAYGKHIETLRNALLKPKIGKWGQLQEWETDRDDPNDKHRHVSHLFGLYPGRQISKWETPELANAAKVTLNARGDESTGWSMAWKVAFWGRLQDGNHAYQILKNFINLVGGEGIDYDNGGGVYANLLCAHPPFQIDGNLGYVAAVSEMIVQSQNNMIELLPALPDNWKDGKIKGLKARGNILIHELIWKNKEVESVVLKSLEHQTIQLLSATVLKDAKLMKEVNGKYIYQIQLKPNQSLKLTKAVKN; from the coding sequence ATGTTAAAATCACAAAGAGCATATATATTCATTGTAGTATTGATATTTTTTGTAAAAACGACTGTTTATGGCCAGCAGTATTTTCTATGGGATGATCAACCTGCTAAGGATTGGATGACTGAAGCTTATCCGATCGGAAATGGTCGTATTGGTGCCATGATATTCGGAGGAGTGAATCAAGAACATATTCAATTTAATGAGAACAGTCTATGGACCGGTAACGAACAGGAAACCGGAGAATATCAGGCTTTTGGGGAGGTGTTTGTTGAATTTGGACAGGTTGGAGCAAAACCTTTCTCAAACTATAGCCGAAAATTAGATTTAGATCAGGCCTTGCACCATATCACATACAATCAAGATAATCAAAAAAGAAGCCGCAGATACTTCGCTAGTAATCCGGACCAGGTGATGGTAATGGAATACACAAATGAAAATAAAAAATCACTAAATGCAACCATCAGACTTAAAGATAGTCACGGCAAACTAACAAAATCGATAGCCGGCGATTTGGTGTTCAGTGGTGTACTGTCCAATGGTATGGAATATGCTGCACGCCTCCACGTGAAAACGGAAGGGGGAGAGGTTTTGGAGACAAAAGGAGAGGATGGCGAAATATTTATCCAGGTTCAATCGGCAGATAAAATCGTTATACTTTTGAGTGCGGCGACAGATTATGCCAATACTCGGTCTACGAATTGGAAAGCGAATGAAAAGCCATTAGAAGCGAACAAGAGATATATTCAAGAGGCTGCTAAATATCATTTTGATCAATTACTTACCAGACACTTAAAAGATTATCAATCACTTTTTGCTCGAGTACAGTTACAATTGGGGACTGAAGATTTATCGCAGGAGCTAACGACAAAAAAACTGCTGCAGCACTATAAGCAAAAGCCATCACCGGCGCTAGAATCCCTTATCTATCAGTATGGGCGCTACCTGCTTATAAGCTCTTCTCGTAAGGGCGGACTACCCGCCAATTTACAGGGATTATGGAATAATAGTAATACCCCTCCATGGCGATCAGATTACCATTCCAATATCAATGTGCAAATGAACTATTGGCCTGCTGAGGTTGCAAATCTAAGCGAATCTGCATGGCCATATCTGGATTACATCAATAGTATGCGCGAAGTAAAGAAGGAAAATACACAAAAGGAATTTCCAGGTGTTCGCGGTTGGACGGTTCGTACTGAAAATAATATTTTTGGAGGAGAAAGCTTCTCCTGGAATACACCAGGCAGTGCATGGTACGCGCAGGCACTTTGGGAACACTATGCATTTAATCGTGACAAAGCGTATTTAAGAGATTTTGCTTATCCAATATTAAAGGAAATATGTCAATTTTGGGATGATAGACTTGTTCGTCGTGATGATGGAACTGTAGTGGCCCCCATGGGCTGGTCACCTGAACACGGACCTACCGAAGATGCTGTGAGTTACGATCATCAGATCATTTTCGACCTTTTTACGAATTATGTTGAGGCCTGTCAAATTTTACAAATTGATAAAGCATATGGCAAGCATATCGAAACACTTCGCAATGCATTATTAAAACCAAAAATTGGAAAATGGGGGCAGTTGCAAGAGTGGGAAACCGACCGTGATGATCCTAATGATAAGCATAGACATGTTTCTCATTTGTTTGGCCTATATCCAGGACGACAAATATCTAAATGGGAAACTCCAGAATTAGCTAATGCGGCAAAAGTAACACTAAATGCGCGAGGAGATGAATCTACAGGATGGTCTATGGCTTGGAAAGTAGCATTTTGGGGTAGGTTACAAGATGGTAATCATGCTTACCAGATCTTGAAAAATTTTATTAATCTCGTAGGAGGTGAAGGGATAGATTACGATAACGGCGGTGGGGTATACGCGAATCTGCTTTGCGCACATCCACCATTTCAGATTGATGGTAACTTAGGTTATGTTGCCGCTGTTAGTGAAATGATCGTACAATCACAGAATAATATGATCGAGTTATTGCCAGCATTGCCAGATAATTGGAAAGATGGTAAAATTAAAGGATTGAAAGCTAGAGGAAACATTTTGATTCACGAATTGATATGGAAAAATAAGGAGGTTGAATCTGTTGTTTTAAAATCTTTAGAGCATCAGACTATTCAGCTTTTGAGTGCAACTGTACTTAAAGACGCAAAATTGATGAAGGAAGTTAACGGTAAGTATATATATCAGATACAATTAAAACCAAATCAGAGTTTAAAGCTCACTAAGGCAGTTAAAAATTGA
- a CDS encoding solute:sodium symporter family transporter has translation MIVASFCFFTVLVALWSLLKYKSYYTTTLSGFFLAGKSNSFWMVGSALLLTNLSANQFIGENESVYINNLSVIGWGVSSVVAMLVVSEFLLPIYFKHGFRTIPDFLSLRFNAKTKLIVSVLILVGYIVNLLPPVLYGGALSLAIMFDVPAYFQISYWQSIWVLVWALGIIGSLYSILGGLKLISLSDVSLGLGLFLLALIIPVYAFWYLGSGNIWEGVQQVFLNKTEHLNAVGDKHDAVPFSTLFTGMLLINFYYWGMEPYIAQQTLSAKNLKEAQKGMTLAAGGKLLMPLLINLPGLLAIHLLPKVEPSASVFPNLIVHIFPDILVGFSLALVFGAAMTTYTAGLQSCGSLFIFNIYKPYLKQRNIIVSESQLVKKGKYFELIISLSAMFIAPFILFAHDGFYTYLQTVSGLFNMPIFTIMMMGILSQRVTPAMAQLGLFLYMISYFTLVFIWKLDLHYLHLFALLFVIIAIIIWIGSKVTQPHYKSTFQFEFSGLDRTSYWKGRHLVGTILILVMIAIYIVFSPLGLAQ, from the coding sequence ATGATAGTTGCAAGTTTTTGCTTTTTTACGGTTTTAGTAGCATTATGGTCTCTGTTAAAGTATAAATCGTATTATACGACTACATTAAGCGGTTTTTTTCTAGCCGGTAAAAGTAATAGCTTCTGGATGGTTGGATCTGCACTTCTGTTGACCAACCTAAGTGCAAATCAATTTATTGGTGAAAACGAATCTGTTTACATTAACAACTTATCTGTTATAGGATGGGGAGTGAGTTCGGTGGTCGCCATGTTAGTCGTTTCGGAGTTTCTGTTACCGATTTATTTCAAACATGGTTTTCGAACCATACCCGATTTTCTATCGCTGAGATTTAATGCGAAGACCAAGTTAATCGTTTCCGTACTTATCCTTGTTGGCTACATCGTTAATTTATTACCTCCAGTTTTGTATGGAGGGGCGTTAAGTTTGGCAATCATGTTTGATGTACCTGCCTATTTTCAGATTAGTTATTGGCAGAGTATCTGGGTACTTGTCTGGGCTTTAGGAATTATTGGTAGCCTGTATAGCATATTAGGTGGATTGAAATTAATTTCTTTATCTGATGTCAGTTTAGGTTTGGGACTATTTTTACTTGCTCTGATAATTCCAGTATATGCATTTTGGTATCTGGGCAGTGGAAACATATGGGAAGGAGTTCAGCAAGTATTTCTGAATAAAACAGAGCACTTGAATGCCGTGGGAGATAAACACGATGCGGTACCTTTTTCGACGCTCTTTACCGGCATGTTATTGATCAATTTCTACTACTGGGGTATGGAGCCATACATCGCCCAACAAACCTTAAGTGCAAAAAATTTAAAGGAAGCACAGAAAGGAATGACACTGGCCGCAGGGGGCAAATTATTGATGCCCTTGCTTATTAATCTTCCAGGACTTCTGGCCATACATCTCTTGCCAAAAGTTGAGCCCTCGGCATCTGTATTTCCTAATCTGATTGTTCATATTTTCCCTGATATTCTTGTTGGTTTTTCACTCGCACTTGTTTTTGGTGCCGCTATGACTACATACACTGCGGGATTACAAAGTTGCGGTAGTTTATTTATATTTAATATCTATAAACCTTATCTGAAGCAACGTAATATCATCGTGTCGGAAAGCCAGCTCGTAAAAAAAGGCAAATATTTTGAACTCATCATTTCTTTGTCAGCCATGTTTATTGCACCTTTTATCCTTTTTGCACATGATGGTTTCTATACGTATTTGCAGACGGTTTCAGGACTTTTTAATATGCCTATTTTTACGATCATGATGATGGGTATTTTATCCCAAAGGGTAACCCCAGCGATGGCTCAACTGGGACTGTTTTTATACATGATCAGCTATTTTACCCTTGTGTTTATTTGGAAACTAGACCTGCATTATCTGCATTTATTTGCCTTATTATTTGTCATTATAGCGATTATTATCTGGATAGGCAGTAAGGTAACACAACCTCATTATAAATCCACTTTTCAATTTGAATTTTCAGGATTGGATCGTACTTCCTATTGGAAAGGAAGGCATTTGGTCGGTACCATCCTAATTTTAGTGATGATAGCGATTTACATTGTTTTTTCACCCTTGGGCCTAGCCCAATAA
- a CDS encoding GntR family transcriptional regulator encodes MKISTEENSATLIARIKRLESLNTLSKHECIVQGVLDAIDANELEVHSSLPSVNNMIHYLGYARETFSKAYRDLIAHGVVESKNRKGYFVVSNNTQMKQKVAVVLYAYDTFQDTLVSELRSNLPEEVSVDLFFHHNNMETFEDIFNRIQGKYTVYIVAPIENKASVQLLRSISPSKLLIIDRLLDLGDEYSYIAQEFENSTYKVFEQLYPKIKKYREIIFYFRENTAEPNEIKNAFLKFLDKYQIKGHIEKQYKPGNLEKDTLYFTIHNPELYLMLKDILQKKWRLGKDLGILSHNDDVIKEIISGGITTFSTSFHTIGQEAAKFVSQRVPVKMIVPTELVDRKSL; translated from the coding sequence ATGAAAATATCCACAGAAGAAAATAGTGCAACTTTAATCGCGCGGATAAAACGGTTAGAATCATTAAATACACTTTCTAAACATGAGTGTATTGTTCAAGGTGTGCTGGATGCTATCGATGCAAATGAGCTAGAAGTGCATTCCAGTCTTCCATCAGTCAATAATATGATACATTACCTCGGATATGCCAGAGAAACTTTTTCAAAGGCATACCGGGATCTTATAGCGCATGGAGTTGTTGAGTCTAAAAATAGAAAAGGATATTTTGTCGTAAGTAATAACACCCAGATGAAACAAAAAGTGGCTGTCGTGTTGTATGCTTATGATACATTTCAAGATACGTTAGTATCGGAATTGCGTTCAAATCTTCCAGAAGAAGTATCCGTCGATTTATTTTTCCACCATAATAATATGGAGACTTTTGAAGATATTTTTAATCGTATCCAGGGAAAATATACGGTTTACATTGTAGCTCCTATTGAAAATAAAGCTTCGGTCCAGCTATTAAGATCCATATCTCCTTCAAAGCTTTTAATTATTGATCGTTTATTGGATTTAGGCGACGAGTATTCGTACATAGCTCAAGAATTTGAGAACTCTACTTATAAAGTTTTTGAACAGCTGTATCCTAAAATAAAAAAGTATAGAGAAATTATCTTTTATTTTAGAGAAAACACAGCAGAACCCAATGAAATCAAAAATGCATTTCTGAAATTTTTGGATAAGTATCAAATAAAGGGGCATATTGAAAAACAATATAAGCCCGGTAATTTAGAAAAGGATACGCTTTATTTTACGATTCACAATCCAGAACTGTACCTGATGCTGAAAGATATTTTGCAAAAAAAATGGAGATTAGGAAAGGACCTGGGGATTCTTTCTCATAATGATGATGTCATCAAAGAAATCATAAGCGGGGGGATTACAACATTTTCCACCAGTTTTCATACGATAGGTCAAGAAGCTGCAAAATTTGTTTCACAGCGGGTCCCTGTAAAAATGATTGTACCGACTGAGCTGGTAGATCGAAAATCACTTTAA
- a CDS encoding alpha-galactosidase, with amino-acid sequence MKKILGIFLILATSLQVQAQIFEVKKNELVFKYDRGTGKYSVSQNNNLIIKDAVSYAILSDGTRVSSENLNGVSKISEQVVADALGKGKQYTVSSKTKAGIEMKQHFFLYDQKPIILVQLEINGKNIASNDMSPLYMQANISGLGKALYQVAVPFDNDTFISYENESLSKTNKVSAEVGVVYDKNSNHGLVIGSLDQSVWKSGISIGGNQNNYDFLAIKTGFTDVNITRDSMGHGFIKGNRIISPKYLISYVKDWRVGMEDYAKIHRQLQTPYVQQWTAATPVGWNSWGVIQEKINFQNATATAQYFEKDIPHFRNADGDAFIDLDSFWDNMTPGGMSGDYSQLEKFVHYCDSLGLKPGVYWAPFTDWGHGSGPNRTAEGSSYKFGDMWTKTKSGYHNLDGGRALDPTHPGTLARMDVILGKLVACGFKMIKIDFLSHAAIESTGFYDKNTSTGMQAYAVGMKHLVDVLKGKMLIYAAISPSLATNQFAHMRRIACDAWKTLDQTEYTLNSVSYGWWQTYLYDFIDADHLVFHDEPENVNKARFLSGIVAGTIILGDDLSKKENWQKNMNVYLQDSEILKVIADGKSFRPAGFVEGKSANQCYFKKSGKYLYVAIFNFSNEKQHVAVDFTLLGLNPAQQYVAEELFTKTKQNIKSDLPIAFNEGGGKLFRITL; translated from the coding sequence ATGAAAAAAATTTTAGGAATATTTTTAATACTCGCCACTTCTCTTCAAGTACAGGCTCAAATATTTGAAGTAAAAAAAAATGAACTGGTATTTAAATACGACCGGGGAACAGGGAAATACAGTGTGTCCCAAAATAATAATTTGATTATAAAAGATGCTGTTTCTTATGCAATTCTTTCAGATGGCACGCGTGTCAGTTCTGAAAATCTGAACGGAGTTTCAAAAATAAGTGAACAAGTTGTTGCTGATGCTTTAGGAAAAGGGAAACAGTATACAGTATCTTCAAAAACTAAAGCCGGTATAGAGATGAAGCAACATTTTTTTCTATACGACCAGAAACCGATTATTTTAGTTCAATTGGAAATTAACGGAAAAAACATAGCAAGTAATGATATGTCTCCTTTATATATGCAGGCGAATATAAGTGGACTTGGTAAAGCATTATATCAAGTTGCAGTACCTTTTGATAATGATACTTTTATTTCTTATGAAAATGAATCCCTTTCAAAAACAAATAAAGTAAGCGCTGAAGTGGGTGTTGTTTATGATAAGAATAGTAATCATGGATTGGTTATCGGTTCCTTAGACCAGTCTGTCTGGAAATCGGGTATATCCATTGGAGGAAATCAAAATAATTATGATTTTCTTGCAATAAAAACAGGATTTACGGATGTTAATATTACGCGAGATTCTATGGGACACGGGTTTATAAAAGGCAATCGTATTATTTCGCCGAAGTATTTGATTTCTTATGTGAAAGATTGGCGTGTTGGAATGGAGGACTATGCAAAGATCCATCGCCAACTACAAACACCTTATGTACAGCAGTGGACAGCTGCTACGCCTGTTGGTTGGAACAGTTGGGGCGTGATTCAGGAAAAAATTAATTTTCAGAATGCTACCGCTACTGCACAATATTTTGAAAAAGATATTCCTCATTTTCGCAATGCAGACGGTGATGCTTTTATTGATTTAGATTCTTTTTGGGACAATATGACACCAGGAGGTATGTCGGGAGATTATAGTCAACTTGAAAAATTTGTACATTATTGTGACTCTTTGGGTCTTAAACCAGGTGTATACTGGGCTCCTTTCACCGATTGGGGACATGGCAGTGGACCTAACCGAACAGCGGAGGGAAGTTCTTATAAATTTGGTGATATGTGGACCAAAACGAAAAGTGGCTATCACAACTTGGATGGTGGACGTGCTTTGGATCCTACGCATCCGGGTACATTGGCACGTATGGATGTCATATTGGGTAAACTGGTTGCGTGCGGGTTCAAGATGATTAAAATAGACTTCTTGTCACATGCTGCTATTGAGTCGACAGGGTTTTATGATAAAAATACGTCTACTGGAATGCAAGCCTATGCTGTTGGAATGAAACATCTGGTAGATGTCTTGAAAGGCAAAATGCTTATTTATGCGGCGATCTCTCCATCATTAGCAACCAATCAATTTGCTCATATGAGACGCATAGCATGCGATGCATGGAAAACGCTCGACCAGACTGAGTATACACTGAACAGTGTGAGCTACGGTTGGTGGCAAACGTATCTGTATGATTTTATTGATGCTGATCACCTGGTCTTTCATGACGAACCGGAAAATGTAAACAAGGCAAGATTTCTTTCCGGTATTGTTGCAGGTACGATTATCCTTGGCGATGATTTGTCGAAGAAAGAAAATTGGCAAAAAAACATGAATGTTTATCTCCAAGATTCAGAAATATTAAAGGTCATAGCAGATGGTAAAAGTTTTAGACCAGCTGGATTTGTGGAGGGAAAATCTGCAAACCAATGCTATTTTAAGAAATCGGGTAAGTATCTTTATGTTGCTATTTTTAATTTTAGCAATGAAAAGCAACATGTTGCTGTGGATTTCACACTCTTAGGTTTGAATCCTGCGCAACAGTATGTGGCAGAAGAATTATTTACCAAAACAAAGCAGAACATAAAATCTGATTTGCCAATTGCATTTAATGAAGGAGGCGGTAAACTTTTTAGAATCACCCTTTAA